In Procambarus clarkii isolate CNS0578487 chromosome 82, FALCON_Pclarkii_2.0, whole genome shotgun sequence, one genomic interval encodes:
- the LOC138358136 gene encoding coiled-coil domain-containing protein 70-like, with the protein MRTIKALEYEDKALGYENKALEYEDKALGYEDKALGYEDKALGYEDKDLGYEDKDLGYEDKALGYEDKDLGYEDKALGYEDKDLGYEDKDLGYEDKALEYEDKEVGYEAE; encoded by the exons ATGAGGACAATTAAGGCCCTGGAGTATGAAGACAAGGCCCTGGGCTATGAGAACAAGGCCctggagtatgaggacaaggccctgggctatgaggacaaggccctgggctatgaggacaag gccctgggctatgaggacaaggacctgggctatgaggacaaggacctgggctatgaggacaaggCCCTGGGTTATGAAGACAAGgacctgggttatgaggacaaggccctgggctatgaggacaaggacctgggctatgaggacaaggacctgggctatgaggacaaggccctggagtatgaggacaaggaggtgggatatgaggcaGAGTGA
- the LOC138358137 gene encoding proteoglycan 4-like, translating to MGFGLLKRICCCCGRNRSEKKSFRLEEEIGVGNDWAPTSPHQEEDSSVPTTSPQEDDDLVSTKEEDFTTTFQKDNNDLRNLFLRVKERLQEDDDSVPTTPLQEDDDSVPTNSLEEEADPTTPLLKEDPTTTLLKEEDPTTTILKEEDPTTTLLKEEDPTTTILKEEDPTTTLLKEKDPSTTLQKEEDPSTTLLKEEDPTTTLLKEEDPTTTLLKEEDPTTTLLKEKDPSTTLQKEEDPSTTLLKEEDPTTTLLKEEDPTTTLLKEKDPSTTLLKEEDATTTLLKEEDATTTLLKEDPSTTLLKEEDATTTLQANKGLRHLLLRVGERLPFPRLFQKAEVEVTTATLGQEDNHSLNFSLQIGRRRPIHTTKA from the coding sequence ATGGGCTTCGGTTTGCTTAAAagaatttgttgttgttgtggaagGAACCGGAGTGAGAAGAAATCTTTCCGTCTGGAGGAAGAAATTGGAGTGGGAAATGATTGGGCCCCAACCTCGCCCCATCAGGAGGAAGATTCTTCCGTTCCCACGACCTCCCCTCAGGAAGACGACGACCTCGTCTCCACGAAGGAAGAAGATTTCACAACCACCTTTCAGAAGGATAACAACGACCTCAGAAACCTCTTCCTCCGGGTTAAAGAAAGGCTTCAGGAAGACGACGACTCCGTCCCCACGACCCCCCTTCAAGAAGACGACGACTCCGTCCCCACGAACTCCCTTGAGGAGGAAGCAGACCCAACGACCCCCCTcctgaaggaagaccccacaaccacCCTCCTGAAGGAAGAAGaccccacaaccaccatcctGAAGGAAGAAGACCCCACAACCACCCTCCTGAAGGAAGAAGaccccacaaccaccatcctGAAGGAAGAAGACCCCACAACCACCCTCCTGAAGGAAAAAGACCCCTCAACCACCCTCCAGAAGGAAGAAGACCCCTCAACCACCCTCCTGAAGGAAGAAGACCCCACAACCACCCTCCTGAAGGAAGAAGACCCCACAACCACCCTCCTGAAGGAAGAAGACCCCACAACCACCCTCCTGAAGGAAAAAGACCCCTCAACCACCCTCCAGAAGGAAGAAGACCCCTCAACCACCCTCCTGAAGGAAGAAGACCCCACAACCACCCTCCTGAAGGAAGAAGACCCCACAACCACCCTCCTGAAGGAAAAAGACCCCTCAACCACCCTCCTGAAGGAAGAAGACGCCACAACCACCCTCCTGAAGGAAGAAGACGCCACAACCACCCTCCTGAAGGAAGACCCCTCAACCACCCTCCTGAAGGAAGAAGACGCCACAACCACCCTCCAGGCTAACAAGGGCCTCAGACATCTCCTCCTCCGGGTTGGAGAAAGGCTTCCCTTCCCTAGACTTTTCCAGAAGGCTGAGGTCGAGGTAACGACCGCTACCCTCGGCCAGGAAGATAACCACAGCCTCAACTTTTCCCTCCAGATTGGAAGGAGACGTCCGATACACACAACAAAGGCGTAA